From Aedes aegypti strain LVP_AGWG unplaced genomic scaffold, AaegL5.0 Primary Assembly AGWG_AaegL5_hic_scaff_1502_PBJ_arrow, whole genome shotgun sequence, the proteins below share one genomic window:
- the LOC110680505 gene encoding dr1-associated corepressor homolog, which yields MNRGNQQNQNRAGGNMNQGNNMNQAGGGNVNRPQQNKPMNMNTGNQNQNRNNQVGGGGNMNRNQNQNNRNNFDNDNSFGGGNNFGNNRNNNFSNDSFGSNDNNFGGNNSGSNNFSNDNNFGGNNRGNNFGGNKRNQNDNFNNSFGSGNNSGGNNRFNNDGNNFNSNFNNRNQNNRFDNDNDNNFTGNKGGNNFGNRQNKPFNQGNNQGGNQGGGMSFGEFNNSNSSNRSGGNFGGNNSGFNSGNAGGNKWNNNSQQSNTGSRLAGSIFSRRF from the coding sequence ATGAATCGTGGTAATCAACAGAACCAGAACCGTGCTGGTGGTAACATGAACCAAGGCAACAACATGAATCAGGCCGGCGGCGGAAATGTTAATCGCCCTCAGCAAAATAAGCCAATGAACATGAATACCGgtaaccaaaatcaaaatagaaACAACCAGGTTGGTGGCGGCGGCAATATGAACCGCAACCAAAACCAAAATAACCGCAACAACTTCGACAATGACAATTCCTTTGGCGGAGGAAACAACTTTGGCAACAACCGCAACAACAATTTTTCCAATGACAGTTTTGGTAGCAACGATAATAACTTTGGTGGTAACAATAGTGGTAGTAACAACTTCTCGAATGACAACAACTTCGGTGGTAATAACCGTGGTAACAACTTCGGTGGTAACAAGCGCAACCAGAACGATAACTTTAATAACTCGTTCGGTAGCGGAAACAACAGCGGTGGAAACAATCGCTTCAATAACGATGGAAACAATTTCAATAGCAATTTTAACAACCGCAACCAAAACAATCGTTTTGACAACGACAACGATAACAATTTTACTGGTAATAAGGGTGGTAACAATTTCGGCAACCGTCAAAACAAGCCCTTCAATCAGGGAAACAATCAGGGTGGCAACCAGGGAGGCGGTATGTCCTTTGGTGAATTTAACAACTCCAATTCCTCCAACCGTAGTGGTGGAAACTTCGGTGGAAACAATTCCGGTTTCAATTCTGGCAACGCCGGAGGAAACAAGTGGAACAACAATTCCCAGCAATCCAATACTGGCAGCCGCCTCGCTGGTAGCATTTTTAGCCGACGCTTCTAA